DNA sequence from the Alkalidesulfovibrio alkalitolerans DSM 16529 genome:
GTGGTCAAGGCCTACACCACCCGCGTGGGCTCCGGCCCCTTCCCCACGGAACAGATGGACGCCTGCGGCGACTATCTGGTCGAGCGCGGCGCGGAGTTCGGTTCCACCACGGGCCGCCGCCGCCGCTGCGGCTGGCTCGACGCGGTGATCCTGCGCGAGTCCGTGCGCCTGAACGGCCCCACAGGCCTGGCCCTGACCAAGCTTGACGTGCTCACCGGCCTGCCGGAACTGAAGATCTGCACGGCCTACGAATACAAGGGCCAGACCCTGAGTTATCCGCCCCAGGAGCAGGACGCCCTGGCCGGGGTGACGCCGGTTTACGAGACCCTGCCCGGCTGGAGCGAGGACATCACCGCCGCGCGGAGCATGGACGAGCTTCCGGCCGCCGCGCGCGCCTACATCGAGCGCATCGAGGAGCTTCTGGGCGTTCCCGCCTCCATCGTCTCTGTGGGGCCTGGGCGCGAGCAGACCATCCTCCGCTAGCGAGGCGTGAAAAATCCGCGCTGGCTGCGTTGCTTCGAGCCGGTCAAACCCTCGCGTATTACGAGCGCAAAGCAGAGACTTTGCGCTCCCGCGGCTTCGCCGCTCATGCCCGCCTTCGGCAGGCCGTACTTATAACCCGGAGCACGAAAATATTGCATATTTTCTGCTCCGGGTAATATTGTAATACGCGTCGGTCTTGACCGGCTCTCGCGTCTTGCCTTCGCGGTTTTTGACGCCTCGCTGAAATCCACCCGCTGAAAAGACGCCATCTGCTGCGTTTGCCGCGAAAGCGCCGGACCCCGCCGGGGAGATCATCTCCCCCGGCCCCCCGGCGATTTTCGAAACCGTCTGCGACGGCTTCGGGAAAGCATGGTTCGGGGCTGATCCCGCCGCACCCAAGGTGGCATTGCCAACGATGGCTTCGGTGCGAATCCAGGGTCCAGGGAACATCGTTCCCTGGCGGTGGAGGTCTGGAGGAGGCAGCGCCTCCTCCAGAGGGCCAGGCTATGCGGTGGCGTCAAGCCGCCACAGGACAAGCGAGCCGCCGAGGAAGCCGTCGAGCGGCGTGGCCATGAGGCCTGCCTCGCGCGCCAGGGGCGGCAGGCCGCCCAGTCGCTGGTAGGCGGTGAAGCCCTGGTAGTGGTCGCGTCCGGCGATGCGTTCGGCCAGATGTACGGCCGGGCGCATGAGGCGCGGCAGCGGCGCGGCGTAGTCGGCCGCGAGCACGAGGCCATGGGCCGCGACCACGCGCGCGATGTCCTTGAGCACGGCCAGGGCCGTGGGCCGGGGCATCTCGTGCAGGGCGAGGGTGATGCAGGCGGCGTCGAAGGTGTCGGCCGCAAAGGGCATGGCCTGGGCCTGGGCCAGGACGCGGGGCAGGCTTTGCGGGGCGCGGGCGAGCATGGCGCGCGAACGGTCGAGGCCGAAGGGGACGAGGCCCGCGCGGGCCATGAACCGCATCTGGCCGCCCGTGCCCGCGCAGCAATCGAGCACCCGGCGCGCGCCGTGGTCCGAAAGAAGGCGGGCCGCCGCGCGCCGAAGCGGCGCGAGCGGCGGCCCGAGCAAAGGTTCGTAGATCGGAGCTATGGCCCGGTAGTGGTCCATGGCCTCATTCGTCGTCGTCCAGATCGTCCAGGGAGCCGCCGAAGGCCGCGCCTTCCCATGGATTGCGGGGCTTGACGGCCGGGGCGGCGGTCTTCTTGGCCGGGGCTTGCGCCTTCTTGGCGGGCGCGGCCTTGGGCTTGGGCTTGCTCTCGGCCGCCGTGGGCGCGGGGCCTTGGGCCTCGGCCGTCTCGGCGGCAGCGGGTTCGACGGCCGCCTTGGCCTTGGCGGTCCGGCTGCGCGCGGGCTTCTTGGCCGGGGCGGGCTTTTCGGGCGCAGCAACTTCCGCCGACTCGGGAGCTTCGGAATCCTTGGATGTTTCGGCAGCCGTGGCGGTCTTCTTGGCCGTGGCGCTCTTGGCCCGGCTTGGGCGCTTGCGCGCGGGCTTTGCGGCCTCGGTCTCCTCGACGGTCGCTTCAGGCACGGTTTCGGCCTCGGCCGCAGCCTTCTGGGGTTTCGCGGGTTTCGCGCCGCGCTTTTCGGAAGGCGTGGCAGCGGGCTTGGCCGTCTCGGCGACCGGTACCTCGACCGTGGGCGCGGGGCTCTCGGCCTGACCGGGCTCGGCCTGCGCGGCCTGCGTTTGGCCGTTCTGCGTCTGGCCGTTCTGCGTCTGACCGTTTTGCTGTTGGCCGTTCACGGTCGCGCCGTTGGCGCCGGGCTTTTTGCGGCGGCGGCGACGGCGGCGCTTCTTGGGCGCGGCCTCGCCCGCGACGGCTTCGCTCGGGGAGTTCTCGGCCGCCTTGGGGGCCTCGGGCTTTTCCGCGCTGGGAGCGGTCTCCGTGTTGCGGTCGCGGTCGCGCCTGGCTTCGCGCTTGTCATCCCGCTTGTCGTCGCGCTTGTCGTCGCGCCGGGCGTCCCGTCTGTCGTCGCGACGCGGTTCGCGCCTTTCGTCCCGCCTTTCGTCCCGCCGCTCATCGCGCCTGGGCTCGCGGCGCGGCTCCTGGCCATCGGGCTGGGCAGGCGGAGCGTGCAGGCTGTGCTGGTAGATTTCGTCCAGGAGCATGGCCAAAAGCGGCAGTTCCTCCGCGTTTTCGGCCAGTTGCTGGGCCAGGGGCATGGTCCGGCGCATGCGCTCCAGGGCCAGCGGCTTCATGGCCCGAAGCCGGGCCTCCAAAATGGCCGTGGTGCGCTCGGCGACCACGGCGGCCACGTCCTCGTCCGTGGGCAGCGGCCGCTTCTCGAAATTGATTTTGTACAGGCGCGCGATGCGCTCAAGCTGCACGGCCTCCATGGTGTCCACGAGGCTCACGGCCTCGCCCACGGCCCCGGCGCGGCCGGTGCGGCCCGCGCGGTGGATGTAGGACTCGGGGTCTTCGGGCGGCTCGTAAAGCACCACGTGCGAGAGGTCCGGGATGTCGATGCCGCGCGCGGCCACGTCCGTGGCCACGAGGAAGCGCACCTCGCCCCGGCGCAGGCGTTCGAGGATCTGTTCGCGCTTGGCCTGGGTCAGGTCGGCCGAGAGTTCGTCCGCGTTGTAGCCGAAGTTCTGGAGCACCTGCGAGAGGTAGTGAACCTGGCTCTTGGTGTTGCAGAAGATGAAGCACGAGGCCGGGTTCAGTACCTCGATGATGCGTATCAGCCCCCGGTCCTTTTGCATGCGCGGCACTTCGTAGGCCGCGTGCGTGACCTCGGCCACGTGCACGCTGCTCGACGAGAGCGAGAGCATCTGCGGCTCGCGCATGAATTCCTTGGCCAGGCGCAGCACCTGGGGCGGGAAAGTGGCCGAGAACATGAGCATGCCCACGTGGCGCTTGGGCAGGTAGCGCTGCACGGCCTTCATGTCCGGGTAGAAGCCGATGGAGAGCATCCGGTCGGCCTCGTCGAAGACCAGGAACTTCAGGTGCTCCAGGGTGAAGGTGCGCTTGAGCAGGTGGTCGAGCACGCGGCCGGGCGTGCCGATGACGATCTGCGCGCCTTGCTTCAAGGCATCGACCTGCGCGCCGTAGCCCACGCCGCCGTAGACCGCGACCACCTTGGGGCCGTCGGGTCCGGCCAGTATCTCGGCCTCGCGCGCCACCTGGCGGGCCAGTTCGCGCGTGGGCGCGAGCACCAGCGCCTGGCAGACGTTGGCGTTGGGATCAACCTTGTCCAGGATGGGCAGCACGAACGCGCCGGTCTTGCCCGATCCGGTGCGCGACTGGACCATGAGGTCGCGGCCCGCGAGCAGGTAAGGCAGGGATTTGGCCTGCACGGGCATGAGCTTTGTCCAGCCCGCGCGGCCGCAGGCGTCCCTGAGCGCCTGGGGGATTTCGTCGAAGGAGGTTTCGGGAAGCGAATCCTCTGGCTCCTCGACCTGCAAAACGTCTGTCGAATCTGTCATTTCGCCTGCTCCGGCGGGATGGTCAGCCTTCTCGCGGCGCGTGGGCCGTGTCGAACGGCCGGGCGCGATGCTTCGCGAGAGGCGCGCGGCCGAAGACTCGGCCTGACCGTCCCGATTGCTGAATGTTGCGGAGTGACGCGGGTGTGGAGCAGGGAGGAGGAAGGGAATCTTCCGTGAAAGGTTCGCTTCATCCTCCCTGCGAGAGATGTTCCCGGCGCATCTCCGAAGGGCCCTTCGCGTTCGCGGCCGGGGCGGCGCGCCATGCAGGACGATTCCTGGGCGCGGCCGTCCGCCGGTCATGCCGCGTACGGGGTTGTCAAGCAATCACAGAGCCGCGCGGCAATGTCAAGCAATCATCATGCCACAGGCGCTCGTTCTTTCTTCCAGGCCTCTGCCTCGGCCCAGGTTGGCTCGCGCCAGTTCGCGGGCGTGTTCCTGGAGGGCGAGACCTCGATGACGCGGGTTTGGCCGCCGCGCGTCACGTCTACTCGCACCGGGCCGCCCGCGCGCCGCGCCTTGGGCGAGTAGGAGGCCGCGAAGGCGGCCGCGTCCGCGACCAAGGCGTCTTCTTGCACGGTTCCCCGCGCATCCGGGTGCAGCCTGAGCACGGCCAGGGGGCTTGGCAACTCGCTCAGATCGAGAACGATGTCGTCCTCGCGCACGAGCGCGGCCAGCCGCTCGTTATCGGCTTGGTCGCGGCCCACGGCCAGCCAGTGCGGCCCGGACCAGAACTGGCGACCGGTGTTGGCCAGCAGGAAATCGTGCGCCGAGGGGCTTGGCCGGTGGCGAAATATCGGTGCGTAGCGGGCGCTTGGCTCCTTTTCGGTCAGGCGGCAGCCGCCCCCCGGGGTGGGGATCTCGGTGATGCCCATCTCCGCGGCCAGGGCGAGCTGCTTGGCGCGGCCGCGCCCGGCCGCGTTCAGAAGGCGCGAGCGGTCCACGAGCCCGGACTCCTCCATGGGCGTGGGTTCGAGCACCAGGGCCGAGAGCGGCCGAAGCAGCAGGTTCTTCACGTCCGCGTCGCGGCGGATCGCGTTCAGCGCGTCGCGGCGTTGCGACATGGGCCGCTGCCCCACGACCTCGCCCGAGACGAGGAAGCGCGCGCCGTGCTGCGCGAGCAGGGTCTTGGCGTGGGCGAGCATCAGTATCTTGCAGTCCACGCAGGGGTTGAGCGCGCTGCCCAGGCCGTGCGCCGGGCCGCGTTCGAGCATGCGCACGTAGGCCTCGCCCACGTCCACGGGCACGACATCGACGCCATAGGTGGCGCGCCAGTGGTCGAGCAGATGCGGCTTGCCGAAGAAGGGTGAGACGAAGTGCAGCCCAAGGACGCGAAGCCCCTGGCGCTGGATGAGTTTGTGGGCCAGGAGCGAGTCCAGGCCGCCGGAGAAAAGGGACAGGGCGTCGTAGCGTTCGTTCATGATCCAGGCAGGGTAGCGCGAGCGAGCCCGGACCGCAACGCGCATCCACGAGCAAGCCGGTCCTGGCGCGTGCGGCCAGAACCGGCTTGCCAATGGGCTAATCGCTGCGGCGAAGGCGTTTAGGCGGCGAGGTTCGACATGAGGCGCTGCAGATCTTCGGCCTGCTTGGCCAGATGGTCGATGGCGCTGCTCGATTCGTGCATCTCCGAACTGGTGGCGTCGGCGATGTGCCGGACCTCCTCCATGCTCTTGCTGATCTGCTCGTGCGCGGACGACTGCTCCTCGGAGGCCCCCGCGATCTCGGCCACCCTGGCGGCGGTGCTTTCGGCCAGGGCGACGATCTGGGACAGGGAATCGTTGGATTGCGCGACGAGGCCGGTGGCCTCCTCCACGGCCCGAACGGCCTGGGAGGTGATGTCGAGGTTGCCGTGCGCGGCGGTCTGGATCGC
Encoded proteins:
- a CDS encoding DUF814 domain-containing protein — its product is MRVAVRARSRYPAWIMNERYDALSLFSGGLDSLLAHKLIQRQGLRVLGLHFVSPFFGKPHLLDHWRATYGVDVVPVDVGEAYVRMLERGPAHGLGSALNPCVDCKILMLAHAKTLLAQHGARFLVSGEVVGQRPMSQRRDALNAIRRDADVKNLLLRPLSALVLEPTPMEESGLVDRSRLLNAAGRGRAKQLALAAEMGITEIPTPGGGCRLTEKEPSARYAPIFRHRPSPSAHDFLLANTGRQFWSGPHWLAVGRDQADNERLAALVREDDIVLDLSELPSPLAVLRLHPDARGTVQEDALVADAAAFAASYSPKARRAGGPVRVDVTRGGQTRVIEVSPSRNTPANWREPTWAEAEAWKKERAPVA
- a CDS encoding DEAD/DEAH box helicase, which codes for MTDSTDVLQVEEPEDSLPETSFDEIPQALRDACGRAGWTKLMPVQAKSLPYLLAGRDLMVQSRTGSGKTGAFVLPILDKVDPNANVCQALVLAPTRELARQVAREAEILAGPDGPKVVAVYGGVGYGAQVDALKQGAQIVIGTPGRVLDHLLKRTFTLEHLKFLVFDEADRMLSIGFYPDMKAVQRYLPKRHVGMLMFSATFPPQVLRLAKEFMREPQMLSLSSSSVHVAEVTHAAYEVPRMQKDRGLIRIIEVLNPASCFIFCNTKSQVHYLSQVLQNFGYNADELSADLTQAKREQILERLRRGEVRFLVATDVAARGIDIPDLSHVVLYEPPEDPESYIHRAGRTGRAGAVGEAVSLVDTMEAVQLERIARLYKINFEKRPLPTDEDVAAVVAERTTAILEARLRAMKPLALERMRRTMPLAQQLAENAEELPLLAMLLDEIYQHSLHAPPAQPDGQEPRREPRRDERRDERRDERREPRRDDRRDARRDDKRDDKRDDKREARRDRDRNTETAPSAEKPEAPKAAENSPSEAVAGEAAPKKRRRRRRRKKPGANGATVNGQQQNGQTQNGQTQNGQTQAAQAEPGQAESPAPTVEVPVAETAKPAATPSEKRGAKPAKPQKAAAEAETVPEATVEETEAAKPARKRPSRAKSATAKKTATAAETSKDSEAPESAEVAAPEKPAPAKKPARSRTAKAKAAVEPAAAETAEAQGPAPTAAESKPKPKAAPAKKAQAPAKKTAAPAVKPRNPWEGAAFGGSLDDLDDDE
- a CDS encoding class I SAM-dependent methyltransferase; amino-acid sequence: MDHYRAIAPIYEPLLGPPLAPLRRAAARLLSDHGARRVLDCCAGTGGQMRFMARAGLVPFGLDRSRAMLARAPQSLPRVLAQAQAMPFAADTFDAACITLALHEMPRPTALAVLKDIARVVAAHGLVLAADYAAPLPRLMRPAVHLAERIAGRDHYQGFTAYQRLGGLPPLAREAGLMATPLDGFLGGSLVLWRLDATA